CCACCACCACGAAGGTCATGAAAATCGCGATGGGTTTCGGGATGGCAGGGATCGAGAGCTTTTTCCGGAGGGCGAACCATGCGTGATTCACGCAGAGGAAAAGCCCGTGCATGCCGCCCCAGAGGATGTAGGTCCATCCGGCACCGTGCCAGAGGCCGCCGAGGAGCATGGTGATGAGCAGGTTCGCATAGCGCAGGAAGGGTCCCTTGCGATTGCCGCCGAGCGAGAAGTAAACGTAATCGCGGAGGAAGCGTGACAGGGTGATGTGCCAGCGGCGCCAGAAGTCCACGATGGAGGTGGCCTTGTAGGGCGAGTGGAAGTTTACCGGCAGCTTGATGCCGAACATCCGTGCCGCGCCGATCGCCATGTCCGAGTAACCGGAGAAGTCGAAGTAGAGCTGGAGGGAGTAGGCGATGGCTGCTGCCCACGCTTCGAGGATCGTCAGGTCCCGTCCGCCGGTAGCCGCCACCACGCCGAAGAGCGGGTTCGCCACCATGGCGAGATTGTCCGCAAGGACGACCTTCTTGAAGAGGCCCATCGCGAAAAGGCTGATGCCGACCGAGAGGTCCACCGAGCGCCGCGAGGGACTCACTGTCCGCTGGATCTGCGGCATGATCTCATTGTGGTGGACGATGGGTCCGGCAATGAGCTGCGGGAAGAAAGTGACGAAGAGCAGGAAGTCCAGGAAGTTGTACTTGCTGGTCTTGCCCCGATAGGCGTCGACGAGGAAGGCGATCTTCTGGAAGGTGAAGAAGGACAGGCCCAAGGGCAGGACCACGTCGGGGATATTGAAATGTCCACCGGTCAGCGACTCGAAGGTGCGCTCAAAGAGGCCGATGTACTTGTAATAGAAAAGAACCGACAGGTTCGCGATCAGGCCGAGCGCCAATATCCCGCGTCCCTTCGCGGTGTAGGTATGGGCCGCCAGATAACGGCCGATCCCGAAGTTGATCATGCAGGAGGTGCAGATCAGGATCAGGTAGAAAGGAGTCCACGGCTTGCTTGGATCCGG
This portion of the Luteolibacter luteus genome encodes:
- a CDS encoding MBOAT family O-acyltransferase; this encodes MLFNSYTFLVVFLPLTLVVFQLLRRSNQRMAMGWLVLMSLVYYGWWNPDPSKPWTPFYLILICTSCMINFGIGRYLAAHTYTAKGRGILALGLIANLSVLFYYKYIGLFERTFESLTGGHFNIPDVVLPLGLSFFTFQKIAFLVDAYRGKTSKYNFLDFLLFVTFFPQLIAGPIVHHNEIMPQIQRTVSPSRRSVDLSVGISLFAMGLFKKVVLADNLAMVANPLFGVVAATGGRDLTILEAWAAAIAYSLQLYFDFSGYSDMAIGAARMFGIKLPVNFHSPYKATSIVDFWRRWHITLSRFLRDYVYFSLGGNRKGPFLRYANLLITMLLGGLWHGAGWTYILWGGMHGLFLCVNHAWFALRKKLSIPAIPKPIAIFMTFVVVVAAWVPFRAGAFELAAGGSAKEALRATHSILASMFGFNGFDAWPNAALSEVKGRWGLRAAYCIAIVWFLPNSQQILRRYFPAFGLRGLTGKTSTPGPRRIWQWRPTWQWTVFIVILVMGSIYEFDKVSEFIYFQF